GTGAAGAATATGAAGAAACTAAACGTGCATTGCAAATTGAACTGTTAAAAATGCAACGTTGGGTCAAAGAAAATGATGAACGCATTGTGATGGTTTTTGAAGGGCGAGATGCGGCGGGTAAAGGTGGCACGATCAAACGCATTATGGAGCACCTGAACCCGCGTGGCGCGCGTGTGGTGGCCTTGGATAAACCGAGTGAGCGTGAAAAAGGGCAATGGTATTTTCAGCGTTATTTAGAGCACTTGCCTACGGCCGGTGAAATCGTATTGTTTGACCGTTCCTGGTATAACCGTGCCGGAGTTGAGCGAGTTATGGGGTTTTGTACGCCACAACAATACACCCAGTTTATGCATCAAGCGCCTGAAGTCGAACGCATGTTGGTGGCCGATAAAGTGCGTTTGATGAAGTTTTGGTTTTCGGTGGGGCGTAAGGAACAATTGCGACGCTTTAATGCGCGCAAAAAAGATCCGCTTAAACAATGGAAACTGAGTCCGATGGATTTAGCGTCACTTGATCGTTGGGAAGATTACACTAAGGCGAAAGAAGATATGTTTTTCTATACCAATACGGCCGAATCGCCTTGGACGGTGATTAAGTCGAACGATAAAAAACGCGCGCGTTTAGCTTGTATGCGATATATATTGCAGAGCGTGCCTTATGAAGGCAAAAGTGAAGAGATTGTTGGCCAGCCAGATCCCCTAATATTAAGCAGTGGTGATGATATTTTTCAGGGCGATTAGAATCGTTTTATATAAGGGTTAAACGTACAACAAGGACAAAGTCATGAGTGTGCAAATCAAAGGCCACGCGGCCCAAATTGTCGAGCATTTTAAAACTATGCTGGATGAACAACAAATAGCGAGCTTAGCGGACGAGCATTTTGATGAGCTTGAAACTTTAATCGAAGCATCATTGAGTGTTGTTTACTCACAAGCGCAGCACGACTTTGCTAAAGAGTTGGAGTTGTTAGCGCATAAGTTGCGCAAGGGCTCTAGCCACATCAGCGACCGTTAAGCACTAAGGCTTGTTGAGTTTCTGGCCTTATATCGGCTGTAGCTGACAGTCAATGTTTGGGTAGGCATGACTCAGCTTTAAGCAGGCCTGGTACTGATTGTCGGGCAAAAAACCATAAACTGACCAGGCCTGGTGGTGATACGCTTGTAACCAGGCCTGGTATAGATCGACTATATTCCCTTCGAGTGAGCCAGGAAGGCCCGAATCTGAGGCTAGCCGATTGGCAATCCCCCAGTCTTCAAGCAAGGGTGCAGTTCCAATCGCTTCGGCGTTAATATTGACTAAAAATTTGGCTGGTTTGGGCTGAAACATAAAGCCTTGTTGTGCATGCAGCAATGCCATCATCGGTGCTTTAGGTTTTGGACTTTGTTGCCAACGTTTGGCCGCATCAAATACGGCCGCTTGGCTAAGCTCTGAGCCTAGCCAAACTTGTGGTGTTTGCGGGTCAAATGTCTGTTGACTAGGCATGATCTCTAAGCTGAAGGCTTGCTTTGGTTGTAAGCCATGCCAATCTGTTTGACTCAATAGCGTTAAATACAGGGTTTGTTTTTGGAACAACCAGGCCTGGTCGAGTTCGTGGATAAAGCGCGTGCCCACGCCTAACTCGCTCAACTGACTCAGTTCGACCTGAATCAACCAAAAGCCATTCTTCTGCACTTGTTGGCTGATAAAGATGGCATCTAGCCGGGTACGCATACTGAGTTACACCGCGTTGGCTAAATAAACAGGGCGCCCCTGGAAAAGCGTCATCTCAACTTGCCCGTTAAATTCCCAACCTATAAAAGGTGAGTTTTTGCCTTCTGAAAGCATGCTGTCAGACGTAAGTGTCCAATAATCCTCTGGGTCAACAATCACCAAGTCGGCGCTACTCCCGGTTTGTAGACTACCGCAATTGAGTCCAAGAATATTCGCAGGGTGTTCTGTGAGTAATTGAATTGCTTGTGACAGACTTAACACTTTTTCATCAACCAATTTTAACGTTAAGGCCAGCAAAGTTTCGAGTCCACTGATGCCTGGTTGACTTTCGCCAAACGGCAGTTGCTTTTCATCGCGTCCAAGTGGTGTATGGTCGCTCACAATCGCATCAATAACCCCAGTTTTAACTCCCATTCGCAGGGCATCACGATCGGCTTGGCTGCGTAAAGGCGGGCTTACGTGTAGCAGTGAGCTAAAGTCCAGCAAGTCCATTTCAGTTAAGAATAACTGGTGAATCGCCACATCACAGGTCACTGGCAAGCCGCGTTGTTTGGCTTGTTGAATCATTTCAACCGAGCGCGCGCAGGATATTTGTGAAAAGTGCGCGCGAACGCCTGCTTCTTCAACCAGGATTAAATCACGTGCCAAGGCGGTGGTTTCAGCCGAAGCTGGTATGCTGGGCAAGCCTAGTCGTGTGCTGACGGCCCCGGAATGCGCAACGCCATGATTTTTAAGTTGCTGGTTTTCACTGCGCAATAAAACCAATAAATTATGCGAGGCGGCATATTCGAGTGCGTTTTTAAGAATCAAAGGGTTTTGAATTGGCTGATTGGCTTGACTAAGTGCAACACAGCCGCCTTGTTTAAGCGCATACATTTCACTTAAACGCTCACCTTTTAGACCTTGAGTTAAGGCACCAATTGGCATAACAAACGCGGTAGCCGCCTGACGTGCTCGGCGTTGAATTAACTCAGCGACCGCTTGGGTATCGGTGACCGGGTCGGTGTCAGGCGGGCAGCATAAACTGGTAATGCCGCCAGCCACCGCCGCCTTGGTTTCGGAAGCAATGTGGCCGGTTTGATTGTGGCCAGGTTCGCCTAAACGCGCTTGCATATCCACCAGGCCTGGTAGTATCCATTTGCCTTGGGCATCAATGGTTTGATTCGGTTCAAAACCTTCGGGTGGCGTATCTATGCCCACAATGTGACCGCGTGCAATATACAGGTTTGCGGTACGATCCAGGTTTTGGCTAGGGTCAATAATACGGCCGTTTTGGATGACTATTTTCATTCTGGACGCTCCTGTGTCGCGGCTTTTTCTTCGGTATCGCTTGAATCAATCGCTTCGCCTTGAGATTGAGCCAGCAGGGCGGCGTTACTCATGATGATTGACATTACTGCCATGCGCACCGCGATGCCGTAGGTTACCTGTTGCAGAATCACCGATTGAGGGCCATCCGCTACGGCCGAATCAATTTCTACGCCTCGGTTAATCGGTCCCGGGTGCATCACAATCGCATCAGGTTTGGCATAAGCTAGGCGTCTTTCAGTTAAGCCGTAAAGGTCAAAGTATTCTTGTTCGCTGGGTAACAGCGCCCCTTGCATACGTTCGTTTTGTAAGCGCAGCATAATAACTACATCCACGCCTTCCAGGCCGGCTTCCATATCGTGAAAGACATGAACTCCGAGCGCTTCTGGGAAAGGTGGAATCAAGGTTTTAGGACCGATCACACGGATCTCGCGCGCTTCCAATAAACTTAAGGCTTGAATTTGAGAACGGGCAACGCGTGAATGCAAAATGTCACCTACAATTGCGACCTTTAAATCAAACACATCACCTTTGAGCTTACGGATTGTGAACATATCTAGCATAGCTTGGGTCGGGTGCGCGTGTTGACCGTCGCCAGCATTCAGTACATGTACATGGGGTGCGACATGCTCCGCAAAGAAGTGCGCTGCGCCGCTTTCGGAGTGGCGAATTACGAACATATCGGCCTGCATGGCTTCTAGGTTCCACATAGTATCGAGCAGCGACTCGCCTTTTTTGGTGGCCGAAGCACTAATGTTGAGATTCATTACATCCGCGGATAGGCGTTTTTCCGCAATTTCAAAAGTGGTACGGGTGCGGGTGCTAGGCTCAAAAAACAGGTTCATAATGGTTTTGCCGCGTAGCAAGGGCACTTTCTTAATCTCATTGGTATGAGGGTTTAAGAAAGATTCAGCGGTATCCAGGATTTCGGTTAAGTGATGTGGCTTTAAACCTTCCAGTGTGAGGAAGTGTTTGAGTTTGCCATGTTCATTTAATTGGATGTTGGGACGAGTTAATCGAGCACTCATTGATCGGCCTCCGCGTTCTCAATTAAGGTCATGCTTAAGGGTTCTGGCCCCGATAGCTTTAAAGTTTGATGACATTGCATTTGCAACGCGCTGATATCGGGTTGAATCGGCAGTTCACGTGCGCCCTTACGATCCACCAGACTCACCAGGGTAATACTGGCAGGGCGACCATAGTCAAAGATTTCATTCATCGCCGCTCGCGTGGTACGACCAGTATAAAGAACGTCGTCAATCAAAAATATATGTTGATCATCTATGCTCCAAGGAATGCTGGAAGGTTGCACGGCCGGGTTTAGGCCAATTTTTGAAAAATCATCACGGTAAAATGAAATATCTAACACACCTAATGGGCTGGTTATGTTCAGGCGTTGGTGTAAGCCTTGTGCAATCCATTCTCCACCGGTACGAATACCAATCAGCTTGGCTTGTTCGTCAAAAAGTTTATGCTCGCGTACTTTTTGCGCGAGTTCGTTCAGCAGTTGATTGATGTCAAAGTTCAGTGTCGTCATAGTGGCTTAACCAATTTTCTAGAATAATTTGAGCGGCATGCGCGTCCAATAGTGTAGTGGCTTGCGCGCGAGATTTTAAGCGTTGTTCGGCTTCATGTGAGCTAAGTTGTTCTTCAATAAAAAACAGCGGGCGTTGGTAGCGGCCATGTAAACGTTGGCCAAACTTGCGTGCACTTTGGGTAAAGGGCTGCTCGCTGCCATCAAGGTGCATGGGCAAGCCGACCACAATGGCCACAGGGTTCCAATGCTCGATAAGTTGTGTGATGTGTTTCCAGTCTGGCACACCATCACGACTATTGACAATGGTTTGCGGGCTGGCGGTGCGTGTAACGGTTTGACCGATCGCCACACCGATACGTTTCAGTCCAAAGTCAAACCCAATCACTAGTCCCTCTGGAAGCTTAGGCATGTCCGGCTTCACCACTTAAAAACTCGGGCGATACGCCCAGCATACCGAGCGCGACTTTCCAACGTGCTTCGAGTTGGGTTTCAAAAATAAGGCTCGCATTGTAAGGAGCGGTTAGCCAATTGTTGCGTTGAATTTCGCTAGCCAGTTGACCTTTACCCCAAGAGGCGGTACCCAAGCAAATAATATGATCTTTGGGCGCGGTTCCGGCCGCTAAGGCTTGCAAGAAATCTTCTGAAACCGTCAAGCCAAGATCTTGATTGAGGTCAACCGTATTTTGCCAATCACCGACCGGCTGATGCAGAATGAAGCCGCGTTCAATGTCGACTGGCCCGCCCATTAAAATCGCTTCATTCAGCTCGCTTGGCGACAGCTCGGCATGAATATGGAAGTGTTCAAGGATTTGCCCCACGTTTAAACTGTGGGGTTTATTAATCACCAGGCCTGTCGTGCCTGCATCGTTATCTTCGATGACATAAATCACGGTTTTTTCAAACCACGAGGCATCTAAGTTTGGCATGGCGATCAGAAATTGGTGCTGGAGTGAGTGGGCTGCTTTCATGACATAAATTATAGAGCAAACCCTGAGGTTTCGCTGCTTAGTTTTTAAGGTCGATTAATCTTGATTGCATCGCTTGAGTTAGTTCTATGCGTCCATCGCGATGGATAATGAAAACGGCTTCCACTCCAAGCTGGTTGGCGATGCGCCGCCAGTCTTGTTCGCCTGCAACCAAAAGGGCGGTCGCCGCGGTATCGGCCGTGATGGCATCGTCATGAATAACCGTAACCGAAGCAAAGCTGTCAGCCGGCCAAGCGGTATTGGGGTTGATAATATGGCTAAATCGTTGCCCTTGCCAATCAAAAAAACGTTGATAGGTCCCTGAGGTGAAAATGCTGTCGCTCGCCTGGGCCTGTAATTTCGCAATAGCCTGTTTTGGATTGTTGGGGTTTTGGATGCCGATAGACCAGGCCTGGTGGTTCTTAAAACCCAATGCTTTGATATCGCCGCCGATATTAATCAGCGCATTTTGAATGCCCGCATCGGTCAAGGTTTTGGCCGCGATGTCGAGTGCTAAGCCTTTTGCATTACCACCGAAGTCGAGCTGAACATTTGGGTTATGACTGAATAATTGATTATGTTTGAAGTAGATATCTTTGATCGAAGGGCGACTACTTAACCAGGCTTGGCGCTTAGTATCTGATGGGGGCGGACCATGCCATTCTTCAGAGTGAAACCCCCACATGTTGATGAGTTGGCCGATGGCTGGATCAAATAAATAGTCAGTTTGGGCGCTCAGTTTTTGCGTGGTTTGAATGAATGTTTTGACCGAGTCGGGCACGTCTATCGCTTGATTATTGGCGATTGCTTGGTTGATTTTGCTCACAATGCCGCCTTTTTCCCAAGCATGCCATTCATGGTGAAAAGCTTGAAAGCGTTGTTCAATTGCCTGAATCGCCTGCTGTGCCCGTTGGGTATCAGCACCCACAATCAATACTTGAACCTCTGTGCCAAATACGTAAAAGCTTTGTTGGGTTGTGTTCTGAGGCGCATTACAGCCACTTAACCAAAGGCTTAGAAGTAAATGACAACTATAAAACACGCCGACTTTTAAGGTGACGTGACCTAAAGGTTTAGAGCAAAAGGGTATCATTTAGGATGGTTGATTTTTGATTCTAAACAGTCAAACAAAGTGCCCGCAATATTGAGGCCGAACTGACTGTCAAGCTCCCGAATGCAGGTTGGGCTGGTAACGTTGATTTCTGTAACATAGTTGCCAATGACATCTAAGCCGACAAAAATTAAGCCTTTTTCGCGTAACTTGGGCGCGATCTGTTGGCATAACCAGCGATCACGTTCAGTCAATTCGAGGCCTTCTCCACGCCCGCCCGCCGCGATGTTGCCCCGTGTTTCGCCGGATTGCGGAATGCGTGCTAATGCATAGGGTATCGGTTCGCCGTCAATTAATAAAATGCGTTTGTCGCCCGCACTGATTTCGGGTAAATAACGCTGCGCCATAATGTGGTGTTGACCGTGATCGGTCATGATTTCAATAATCACACTGAGATTTGGGTCGCCTTGTTTGACGCGAAAAATTGACGCGCCACCCATGGCATCTAGGGGTTTAAAAATCGTATCTTGTTGTTCTTCCACAAATGCCTTGAGGAGGTCGGCTTGCGCACTTACTAGCGTGGGGGGTGTGCATTCAGGAAACCAGTTGGCGAAGAGTTTTTCGTTGGCATCACGCAGACTCTGAGGTTTGTTGACCACCAACACACCTTGCGCCTCTGCCAGCTCAAGCATATGGGTTGAATAAAGATAGTCGTTATTAAATGGTGGATCTTGGCGAATTAAAATCATATCCAGCTCAGCCAATGGGGTGACTTTTGACGCACCAAAACCGTGATATTGGCCATCATTGCGATCCCAAACCTTGAGCTCACTTGTTATGGCAAAGGGTTGGGCATTTTGCACATAGATATCTTGTGGTTGCATATAAAATAACTCGTAACCGCGTCGTTGAGCTTCGAGTAACATCGCAAACGAGCTGTCTTTATGGGGCTTGATGTGTTCAATCGGGTCCATTACGATGCCGAGTTTAATCTGCATTTGCTGTCCTTTAACCAAAATTTGAGTGAATGATGAATACTATGCGTGAAGGCTTATAAAACGTCAATAATATCGGATGGTAGCAAGCTAGATTCACCACGGTTTTGTGCTACTTTATCACCGGCTCGGGCGTGTAATTCAACCCCGCGTTGAGCCGCTTCAAATAGGTTAAAACCCTGTGTGACTAATCCAGCGATGAGGCCAGTTAATACATCACCCATGCCGCCCACCGCCATTCCCGGATTACCGGCGCGACATAGTGCGAGATTCTGTCCGTCATAAATTAAGGTGCCCGCACCTTTTAAAACAATGACACCGCCATAACGTTTATGCAAGGCTTGAATGGCACTAATACGATCGTTTTGGATGACATGAGTGGGGCGCTCCAATAAGCGCGATGCCTCTCCCGGGTGAGGGGTTAGTATCCAGCGCTCGTAATGAAAAGGCTCAAGCGCTAGGCAGTTTAACGCATCCGCATCGAGTACTAAGGGGCGATTACTTTTGCAAACTTCTTCGTATAAACTCCATGCCCAGCTATCCGTTCCGAGGCCGGGGCCAATTGCAATCACATCCGCCTTAATCGCTAAGCGATGAAAATCGGTGTCTTGGTAACACATGAGTTCATGTTGTATTTGGCTAAGTGCTACCTGGTGTTCGGCTCGGCTGAGAAGTTTGCACAAACCAACCCCAGATCGCAAGCAGGCTTTCCCTGAAAGCGCCAGCGCACCCATCATATTATGATTACCGCCGATTAACAGAGCTGAGCCGTATGTGCCTTTATGACTATTGTGCCGACGCGCAATAAGGGGTATATCATCTTGCTGCCAGCTGGTAGCAAGTGGCGTGAACTCGTCAAACATTTCTTCTGGCAGTTGCAGGTCACTTAAGTGTACCTGGCCGGTAAAATCTGGGCCATCATTAAGATAGAGGCCGGTTTTATGAACGATAAAGGTGGCGGTGTGCTGGGCTTGTAAAGCGGCCCCTAAAACTTGCCCATTGTTGGCGTCTAAGCCAGTTGGAATGTCGAGCGCGAGAATCGGGCGCTGTGCCATATTAATGGCGTCAATGATTTGATTCCATGGCGCTTCCAATGGTCGATTCAAACCTATGCCAAACAAGGCATCCACAACAAGGTCAGTCTGCATCAGTTTTTGGGCTGAAAAATCCTCAGCGATTAACCCTAGCGCTTGGGCTTCTTGCCGAGCTTGGGTCGCTGCACCTTCTTGGGGTGGTTCACCTATCTGAGCAATTTCAACTCGGTAACCGTTAATGTGTGCAATTTTAGCCAGCGCGTAGCCATCACCACCATTATTGCCAGGGCCGCACAAAATATAAAGTTGCTGAGCTTGTGGCCACTGTTGCTGTAAGACCTCTAAAGCAAAAGCCGCGGCACGCTTCATTAGGGTCAAGCCAGCTATCCCTAACTGTTTGATCGCTTTGCTGTCAATGGTTTGTGCTTGTTTAACGGAGTAGAGTTTAAGCATTGAGTGGTCTGGGTAATTGAGTAATGGAATGATTAAACCACAAGAGGTCGGTGGATTTCCAGATATAAAAAAACCGACGCAAGGTCGGTTTTCTAGGCTAAATCAAAATTTCTTGTAAGATTATTTGATTTTGGCTTCTTTGAACAAGACATGTTTACGAACCACTGGATCGTATTTCTTGATTTCAAATTTTCCAGCCATAGTACGTTTGTTTTTATCCGTAGTATAAAAATAACCTGTACCCGCTGATGAGACTAACTTAATTTTATCGCGCATAACCGTCTCCTAATTAAACCTTCTCACCACGTGCGCGCATATCTGCAAGCACTGACTCGATTCCGTTCTTGTCGATTGTACGCATAGCAGCTGGTGTAACGCGTAGTTTTACAAAGCGGTTTTCAGATTCAACCCAAAAACGATGTGCTTGCAAATTTGGCAAAAAACGGCGACGTGTTTTACGGTGAGAGTGGGAAACATTGTTACCGACCGCAGGGCGTTTTCCTGTGACTTGGCAAACTTTAGACATCTCTCAATCCCCTATATCCATTCATTAACGATGAAAACTTCAGAGCAAGCAGCAACCCGCTTGCTCAAGAATTCTAAATTACGGTAAAGAAACTTTACCTAAAAACAAGAAGACGGAATTATCCACAAATCCTGACTTGAATGCAAGACTTAATTCGGTTAATTCCAAAATTCTGCATGGAGTTAGATTTGACCACTCTCTGCCATTGAGTGCCAGCGTCCATGATCACCTAGGATAACATGATCTAGCAAGCGAACATCCACGAGTGTTAAGGCTTGTTTGATTAATTGGGTGATTTGATGGTCACTTTCGCTGGGGTTGGGTAATCCTGACGGGTGGTTGTGAGTGACAATCGCCGCCGCCGCATTGTGTTTGAGTGCGAGTTTAACCAGTTCGCGCGGGTGCACGCTGGCTTGATTTACCGTGCCATAAAATAAAATTTCAAAGTGAATCATTTGATGTTGTTGGTCGAGCAATAAACAAGCAAATTGTTCACGCGGTTGATGACCAATTTGATTCATAAAAAATTGGGCGCTCAATTCTGGCGATTGGAAAGCTTCGCCTTTTTTTAGACCGCTTTCAAAATGTCGCCGTGCCATTTCCAATACCGCATTTAGTTGTGCATATTTTGCCAAGCCCAAACCTTTTGCTTGGCAAAATTCGGTTTGGTCGGCATGTAGTAAACTGTGTAGATCGCCAAAATGGTCAAGCAGATCTTGAGCGAGTTCGACGGCATTTTTTCCCTTGACACCCACCCGTAAAAAAATGGCCAGCAACTGAGCATCTGTCAGGCTGGCGGCGCCAAATTCGATAAGTTTTTCACGTGGTTGGTCATGGGTATGCCAGTGTTTGATCGACATTTGGCTCCTTGTAGGCATGGCAATGTTACACGTCAACAAAAGGAAAATAACTACTAAGCCTGGTGCCTAAGCGGCTTGTTGTTTGACCTTTTTCTGGCAAATAGTCATGAGGTTTTTGATTACTTTGGCAAATACAGGGTAACGATATTCGGTGATTTGATAAAGACTTTGTGCGCTTTCATTGGGTAGTTTGAGGGCAAACCGAGAAATTTCGAGGAGTTTGTTCATTTGGGGTGCAGTAAAACGATCACTCAGCTCAAAATAAGACACTTTAGTGAGCATGACTTTATCAATAATGTCGAGCCATTCAGTATCGTTGACAAAGGGGTATTCTTTTTGGAAAAAATCATCAATGCCGTGTTGGCGCATTAGAATCAGCTGTTTTAACGTACTAAACTTGAGCAGATCTTCAGCTGGTGGCTTTAAGTTTAGGGCGAGTTCTCCGATAAAACCGGTTTCAACTTGATGGCTTGTGCCGGGCATAATAAATTCTCGTTATTTAAAGCTTAAATTTTAAGCACTCTTGGATTTCGTAGCGCTGGATTTCGGTATGTAAAAAGGCTTGGTCTTTACTGTCTGGAAACTCAAAATTCACCGCCATGCGTTCAAGGCGCCCAAGTGGTTCACCTTGAATATTGACAATCACGCCATCAAACTTTAGCACTTTTTCGGCTTCAGGAAAATACAAATGCACATGTACGCGTTGGTGAATGTCAAAACTTTTTTCAGTTAAGACGGCCAAGCCGCCCGCACTGACATTGGCCATTTCTTCAGGCCAATCTGTAGGGTTTTGGCGTAAGCAATGATCATCATGAATGCGCCTAAATAGTTCGGTATGGGTGGTGATGAATTCGGCACAGTGCAAAATGGATTGCACGAGCGGAATGCTGTCGTATTTGGCGTCACCAAAAATCTGACTTAATTCGTCAATTCGAAAGCCGTGAGGCAGGTAATCTGGCGCATAAAAGTGATCAGCTGTAGAGCTTGAGATACTCTCAACGAGCTGATTTAAAAAGAATAAGTATTTGTCTTCAATGGTCTTAAGGTGTTGGTAGGTTTTTGGGGAGGATTGTTCAAGAGGTTTAATTTTGCTAAAGCCGCGTTGATGACTGGTTAAGTCTTGCCACATGGCTTTGTTGAGTTTTGGATTATGGCCTCTTGCAATCATTTCACAACATTCGCCAAAAAACTCTAGGCGTCGAATGATATCTATAAAAATATCAGTTAAAACTTCTTTTTGATCTTGAATATGGTTTAGGGATTCTAGCGTTTTTTGTTTTTGATCCGCGAGTTGCTTATGAATGTAAGGAGTATGATATTTGGCTCCGGTTGAGTAAATATCACGGTCAAAAAGCTGAGCGTATGCCGTAATGAAATAGCGCACAGGCATATCAATACGAAAAAAACGTCGTGCATTTCTAGATGATCGAGACATAATGATGGTGTGCCAGCATATTTTTTATTTTATTGCCATTCAGTATAGGCAATATTTCCAAAAAATAACAGCTCGTTTTGTCTTAATTACGCTTTTTTACTTTATAAAGTGCGACTTCTCCAAGTAGATTTGGCCATAATCGCATGCCCACATTCGTTTGGTGTTGGCTGTTAACCACTGTCCGTGCCATCACCTCAATTCCCTTTTCTTCACATAGTCTTTCAAAATCATTAAAAGTACAGAGGTGAATATTGGGGGTGTCGTACCAATGGTAGGGCAGTGTATCTGTTTCTGGCATTCGGCCTTTCAATAAAAGTTGGGCGCGCATTTTCCAGTGACCAAAATTGGGGAAGGTAATAATGCCTTCTTTACCAACGGTAAGCATGTGGTCAAGCAATAAATCTGGACGACTGACGACTTGCAGTGCCTGGGTCATGATGACGTAGTCAAAGCTGTGCGGATCAAAATATTCGCTTAAGTCACCGCTGTTCAAATTGCTTTGAATGACGTTGATCCCATTCATAACGGCTTTAATATTTTTTTGCGGATCAATTTCCATACCGTAACCGCGTACTTGGCGATAGGATTGTAGGTAAGTTAATAATGTTCCATCGCCACACCCAAGATCCAGTACGTGAGAGCCGGGGGTGATCCAGTCCGAAATTAATTTAAATTCTGGTGTGATAATCTGACTCATGCAGGACGATTCTCCTGTTGTATGCGACGCATGTAGGCGTGAAAAACACCCTCGTAATGAGTGTTGGGCAACAAAAATGCATCGTGTCCGTGTTCAGACACCACTTCGGCATAACTAACGCTTAGATCGTTATCCAGCAATGCCCGTACAATTTCTCGTGAACGTGCGGGTGAAAAGCGCCAGTCTGAGGTAAAAGAAATTACCAAAAATTGAGCTTTTGTGTTGGCAAAAGCTTGGCTAAGATCATTGTCAAATTCAGATGCTGGGTCAAAATAGTCCAAGGCTTTGGTCATGAGTAAGTAGGTGTTGGCATCAAAGTTTTGCTTGGTCGCAAATTTTTCACCTTGATAACGTAAGTAACTTTCAACCTGGAATTCAACTTCAAAGCTATATTTGAGTTTGTCGGCACGCAGTTCGCGCCCAAACTTCGCCCCCATCATGTCATCAGATAAATAAGTTAAATGCCCTAGCATGCGTGCTAGTGCCAAGCCACCTTTTGGGATGGTGCCGGCCTCAATAAATCGCCCTTCATGAAACTCAGGGTCGGTCATAATAGCGCGTCGAGC
The Thiomicrospira pelophila DSM 1534 genome window above contains:
- the ppk2 gene encoding polyphosphate kinase 2 — its product is MKPVKSSESNYPYEDKLVREEYEETKRALQIELLKMQRWVKENDERIVMVFEGRDAAGKGGTIKRIMEHLNPRGARVVALDKPSEREKGQWYFQRYLEHLPTAGEIVLFDRSWYNRAGVERVMGFCTPQQYTQFMHQAPEVERMLVADKVRLMKFWFSVGRKEQLRRFNARKKDPLKQWKLSPMDLASLDRWEDYTKAKEDMFFYTNTAESPWTVIKSNDKKRARLACMRYILQSVPYEGKSEEIVGQPDPLILSSGDDIFQGD
- a CDS encoding dihydroorotase; the encoded protein is MKIVIQNGRIIDPSQNLDRTANLYIARGHIVGIDTPPEGFEPNQTIDAQGKWILPGLVDMQARLGEPGHNQTGHIASETKAAVAGGITSLCCPPDTDPVTDTQAVAELIQRRARQAATAFVMPIGALTQGLKGERLSEMYALKQGGCVALSQANQPIQNPLILKNALEYAASHNLLVLLRSENQQLKNHGVAHSGAVSTRLGLPSIPASAETTALARDLILVEEAGVRAHFSQISCARSVEMIQQAKQRGLPVTCDVAIHQLFLTEMDLLDFSSLLHVSPPLRSQADRDALRMGVKTGVIDAIVSDHTPLGRDEKQLPFGESQPGISGLETLLALTLKLVDEKVLSLSQAIQLLTEHPANILGLNCGSLQTGSSADLVIVDPEDYWTLTSDSMLSEGKNSPFIGWEFNGQVEMTLFQGRPVYLANAV
- a CDS encoding aspartate carbamoyltransferase catalytic subunit codes for the protein MSARLTRPNIQLNEHGKLKHFLTLEGLKPHHLTEILDTAESFLNPHTNEIKKVPLLRGKTIMNLFFEPSTRTRTTFEIAEKRLSADVMNLNISASATKKGESLLDTMWNLEAMQADMFVIRHSESGAAHFFAEHVAPHVHVLNAGDGQHAHPTQAMLDMFTIRKLKGDVFDLKVAIVGDILHSRVARSQIQALSLLEAREIRVIGPKTLIPPFPEALGVHVFHDMEAGLEGVDVVIMLRLQNERMQGALLPSEQEYFDLYGLTERRLAYAKPDAIVMHPGPINRGVEIDSAVADGPQSVILQQVTYGIAVRMAVMSIIMSNAALLAQSQGEAIDSSDTEEKAATQERPE
- the pyrR gene encoding bifunctional pyr operon transcriptional regulator/uracil phosphoribosyltransferase PyrR, whose amino-acid sequence is MTTLNFDINQLLNELAQKVREHKLFDEQAKLIGIRTGGEWIAQGLHQRLNITSPLGVLDISFYRDDFSKIGLNPAVQPSSIPWSIDDQHIFLIDDVLYTGRTTRAAMNEIFDYGRPASITLVSLVDRKGARELPIQPDISALQMQCHQTLKLSGPEPLSMTLIENAEADQ
- the ruvX gene encoding Holliday junction resolvase RuvX gives rise to the protein MPKLPEGLVIGFDFGLKRIGVAIGQTVTRTASPQTIVNSRDGVPDWKHITQLIEHWNPVAIVVGLPMHLDGSEQPFTQSARKFGQRLHGRYQRPLFFIEEQLSSHEAEQRLKSRAQATTLLDAHAAQIILENWLSHYDDTEL
- a CDS encoding YqgE/AlgH family protein, encoding MKAAHSLQHQFLIAMPNLDASWFEKTVIYVIEDNDAGTTGLVINKPHSLNVGQILEHFHIHAELSPSELNEAILMGGPVDIERGFILHQPVGDWQNTVDLNQDLGLTVSEDFLQALAAGTAPKDHIICLGTASWGKGQLASEIQRNNWLTAPYNASLIFETQLEARWKVALGMLGVSPEFLSGEAGHA
- a CDS encoding FAD:protein FMN transferase; the encoded protein is MIPFCSKPLGHVTLKVGVFYSCHLLLSLWLSGCNAPQNTTQQSFYVFGTEVQVLIVGADTQRAQQAIQAIEQRFQAFHHEWHAWEKGGIVSKINQAIANNQAIDVPDSVKTFIQTTQKLSAQTDYLFDPAIGQLINMWGFHSEEWHGPPPSDTKRQAWLSSRPSIKDIYFKHNQLFSHNPNVQLDFGGNAKGLALDIAAKTLTDAGIQNALINIGGDIKALGFKNHQAWSIGIQNPNNPKQAIAKLQAQASDSIFTSGTYQRFFDWQGQRFSHIINPNTAWPADSFASVTVIHDDAITADTAATALLVAGEQDWRRIANQLGVEAVFIIHRDGRIELTQAMQSRLIDLKN
- the gshB gene encoding glutathione synthase gives rise to the protein MQIKLGIVMDPIEHIKPHKDSSFAMLLEAQRRGYELFYMQPQDIYVQNAQPFAITSELKVWDRNDGQYHGFGASKVTPLAELDMILIRQDPPFNNDYLYSTHMLELAEAQGVLVVNKPQSLRDANEKLFANWFPECTPPTLVSAQADLLKAFVEEQQDTIFKPLDAMGGASIFRVKQGDPNLSVIIEIMTDHGQHHIMAQRYLPEISAGDKRILLIDGEPIPYALARIPQSGETRGNIAAGGRGEGLELTERDRWLCQQIAPKLREKGLIFVGLDVIGNYVTEINVTSPTCIRELDSQFGLNIAGTLFDCLESKINHPK